In Mucilaginibacter sp. KACC 22063, the genomic stretch ACTACCAGAAATGATACGAGGGGATATGCCGATTGATGGCGGAAATTTGATTCTTTCTGAAGATGAAAAGATTGCCTTAGTTGATGCTTACCCGGGAGCGCAAAAATTTTTGAGAAAGTTCATAGGGGCAGTTGAATTTATGAAAAATGAATACCGATGGTGCCTTTGGATTAATCCGGAATTGAAGGATGAAGCAGTTAGTATTTTACCGGTAAAAGACCGTATCAAAAAAGTTAGGGAGATGCGATTACAGAGTTCAAATTTATCAACCCAGCTTTTAGCCGATACCCCGTACTTATTCGGCCAAATACGGCATATTGAAACGACCTCGATAGTCGTACCTAGTACGACTTCTGAACGTAGAAATTATATCCCGATAGGATACTCTGATCCCGAAACAATCATTTCCAACCTCGCTTACACGATACCTTCCGAATCTCCCCACGTATTTGCAATCATCTCTTCAAGAATGCATATGGTATGGGTTAAAACATTTGCTGGAAGGCTAAAATCTGATTTTAGATATTCCTCTGGAATGTGTTATAATACCTTTCCATTTCCCGCTATATCAAAAACGCAACGAGAAGACTTGTCAAAGTTTGTGTACCGAGTTCTCGAAGAAAGAGAAATTTACTCCGAGAGAAGTCTGTCAGAACTTTATGATCCACAGAAAATGCCAGCTGGTTTATTGGCCGCACACGAACAACTGGACTTTGCTGTAGAGAGATGCTATCGGAGCAGGCCGTTTGAAAGTGATGAAGAGCGTTTAGAATATCTCTTCAAGCTTTATGAACAAATGATTGCCGAAGAAAAATTGAATGGAACAATATTCCAGGTCAAAAAAGAAAAATCTAAAACCTTAAAAAATGCCTGATATCGTCCACGTGACTTATGCGCAAACCGGCAATAGCTCCAGCATTAACGCTTTAGGTATGCGCGAGATGCAAGAAAAGGCCTACCAGGCCCGGGATGCACAGTACCTGTTATTAAAAGCCCCACCGGCCTCTGGGAAATCCCGGGCATTGATGTTTATTGCCTTGGATAAATTGATCAATCAAGGTATCAAAAAAGTGATTGTAGCTGTTCCCGAAAAGTCAATTGGTGCTTCGTTCCGGTCAACCCGGCTGAAAGAGCATGGCTTTTTTGCTGACTGGCAAGTCAACGACGCCTTTAACTTGTGTACACCAGGAGACGACGGCAGCAGAAGCAAAGTACAATCGTTCAAAAACTTTCTTGAAAATAACGAACAAGTTCTTATTTGTACTCATGCGACCCTGCGCTTTGCCGTTGACGAATTAGACGAAAGCAAGTTCAATGATATTCTGTTGGCCATTGATGAATTTCATCATGTTTCCGCTGATGCGGACAGTCGCTTGGGTGAGCATCTTCGGGCAATCATGCAAAAGTCCAGTGCGCATATTGTAGCGATGACCGGGTCGTATTTTAGAGGAGACAGTGTTCCGGTATTATTACCTGAAGATGAAGCGAGGTTTACGAAAATCACCTACAATTACTATGAACAGCTGAACGGCTACACCTACCTGAAGTCGCTGGGTATAGGCTATCACTTCTACCAGGGACGGTACACAACAGCGATATTGGACATCTTGGACACTACAAAAAAGACCATCCTTCATATTCCTAACGTCAACTCCGGTGAGTCAACAAAGGACAAGGAGAAGGAAGTAGGTTTTATTTTGGATGCGATTGGTGAGATTGATCATCAGGATAGTGAAACAGGAGTAATCTATATCAAACGCTTTGCCGATGGTGAGGTAATCAAGGTAGCAGATTTGGTGAACGACAATCCAAGGGATCGCGAAAAGATCGTTGGGTATCTGCGCGAGATGAAGACTGTTGATGATATGGATTTAATCATCGCACTCGGAATGGCCAAGGAAGGATTTGATTGGCCTTATTGCGAACATGCCCTCACAGTGGGGTATCGCGGTTCACTGACTGAGATTATCCAGATCATCGGCCGCTGCACCCGTGATAGTGCGAATAAGACGCATGCGCAATTCACTAATCTGATTGCGGAACCAGATGCGGAGCGGCAAGATGTTCAACTTTCAGTGAATAATATGCTGAAGGCTATTACCGCCTCATTGCTAATGGAACAAGTTTTGGCGCCGAACTTTAAGTTTAAAACAAAACTCAGTGATGAAGACAAAGCACAGCCAGGTGAAATCAAAATCCGCGGGCTAAAGGAGCCTAGTTCAAACCGAGTGCGGGATATTATTGAATCCGATCTGAATGATCTGAAGGCATCTATCTTACAAGACAATACGATGTTAAAGGCTATGCCGGGCAATCTTGATCCGGAAGTGATCAACAAAGTTTTGATCCCTAAAATCATTCAGGTTAAATACCCGGACCTATCAGAAGAGGAGGTTGAAGAATTACGCCAGCATGTAGTGGTTGATTCGGTGATCAAAAATGGCGAGATTAAGGAAGTCGGTGATAAGCGATTCATCCGGATGGCAGATAGCTTTGTTAACATTGATGATTTACACATTGATCTTATTGACCGTGTAAATCCATTCCAAAAGGCCTTTGAGGTCTTATCAAAATCGGTTACTACCCACGTTCTAAAATTGATCCAGGAGAGCATCGAATCGACAAGAATACAAGTAACGAAAGAAGAAGCGCTCATTCTGTGGCCAAAGATCAAAGATTTTAGGGCAACCCACGGGCGGGAGCCAAGTATCGCCTCATTGGACAGCTTGGAAAAACGAATGGCCGAAGTGTTGATCTATTTAAGAAACGAGAAGCGCAAACAGCAAAATGGCAATTAAGGGTTCTTTAGAAGATATATTTAACGACGATCCATTTGGTCTTTTGGACGTTAAAGCGCCGACTACACCTACACGTAATGCCGATGAGCGTTTGATAGCTTCCTTCGAAGAGATTAACGCCTTTTACGCCAAACATAATCGCGAACCCGCTGCGGGCAATGGCGTGCATGAGCATCAGCTGCGATCCAGATTAAATGGAATTCGTTCAGACGAATTAAAAGCAGCAACGTTAGCGCCCTTCGATCGTTACCACCTGCTTGACGTCAAGCCAAAGAAGGTAGAAACCATAGCCGATATCTTAGAGGATGACGATTTTGGCCTCCTAGCCGATGACGCCGAAAGTATATTTAATCTAAAACATGTGCCGAAAGAAACGACGATGCCGGAATATGTGGCATCCCGTAAGCCTTGCCCTGACTTTGAAAAATTTGAACATTTGTTTCTTGCCTGTCATACCGACATTCGTCTTAAGAAAAGAAAGCTCTACCCATTCAAGAATGAGCAACAGATCGCGAAGGGCTACTTTTTCGTATTAAAGGGCATTTTACTTTATGTAGCAGAAGTTTCCGAAAAGGAGAAAACAGGTGGAAAAGTGAATGCCCGCCTGCGGTGTATTTTTGAAAATGGCACGGAGTCAGACATGCTCTTGCGGTCCTTGGCAGCGGAGCTTTACAAAAATGGGCGTAGGGTTACTGAACATACAGAAAAGCTGCTCAGCGAGATGCATACGATTACTTCGGACGATCAGGAATCCGGGTACATATACATCTTGCAGTCGCTGAGTAAGGACCCGGAAATCAGGTCGATCAATAATCTCTACAAAATTGGTTTTTCTACTGGCTCTGTGGAAGATCGCATCAAGAATGCAGTCAACGAGCCCACTTACCTAATGGCTTCCGTGGCAATTGTATCAGCATTTAAATGTTACAATATGAACACTCAAAAACTCGAATTGCTGTTACACACTTTTTTTGGGAATTCTTGCTTGAGTGTTGACATCTACGACCGCGAGGGCAAAAGATTTAGCCCCCGCGAGTGGTTCATTGCCCCTTTAGAAGTAATTGAACAAGCAATTGAATTTATTATTAGCGGCGAGATCGTCGACTATCAATATGATCCTGGCACACAGGTTATAATAAACCGACCCGACTAATAAAGCATCACTAATAAACAATTAATAATAAAGCTTTTACCTTAACAAAAAATTTAGTTGTTTGTCATTACAATAATGCTTAACTTTAACTCAATACACTAAGTAGCATAATTTAAGGGTCAATTAGTGGCCATTTGGTGAGCGCCCGGTGAGCAGGGTTATCAACCGACAAATAGATATCGAAAGAGAGCTTGTTTCGCCATTTTCAGCGTTCCCTCCGGCTCCACGAACTTTTACCGAAAACCGCGAAATCTTCAAGATTTTCGCGGTTTTTTCTTTTCTAATACAAGCTACACCGGAATTTACAGCAATTTCAGGCAAGATTTATAAAGGTAATGGATACCTTAAGTTGAGCTAAAAATTAAATTATAACATAGATGAAAGAGCAACAAGCGGCAGGTGCCTTTCGGGATTCGAACCCGCCCGCTTTCGCGGTTTCACCGGCGAAGTATCACCAACCTACGGCATCTTTCATTTATGTTAAAAAAGGGTAACAAGCAACAAGTGACTGCACCTTAAGGGTGCTCCTGCTCTACCCGGGCTGAGCTACACTGGACTTAACCAGTGGTTGGACTTGAACCAACGACCTGGACGTTAAATGCGAAGTAACACTTGTTTACGACACCTTTTTTATCTTTAAAGTCCTCTCCCAAGGGAGAGGACTTTACGTGAGGTTAAGGAGCAACAGGCGAACGCGGGCCGGGGGAACGCATAGGGACTCGAACCCTCAGTTGATTGCATCTACTGACCGCCCCCATATTGTGCGAGCGAAGTAACCCGTTTCTACGGCATCCTTATTTTTAATTTCTTTAAAAGGACGGGATTTTAGCCTCCCCATCCTTTATTTATAGTTCTATGTTATTAATAGCATCCAATGCCGAACCTCCATTTTCCAGAGCAGCTAACACTTCGAAAACTTTATCGCTCCAGCCGGCGATCAAATAAACATCATTACGCAGTATTTGCAATGGCGCTTGTCCGTAACCTTTCAGGTCGAACAGGTAGAGCTTCGCGTTTGTCGACACCTCTGCCTTGTAGCGCACCCACAACGGATGGATATGATCGCCGCTGGTAGATGAATTGTTCCACAACTGGCAGTCGGTAAACAGAAAAACCTTCTCCATTTTTACACGGCGCGCTAACAGATCTTTGATCACCAGGTAGCCGTTGGTGGCATAACCCACCTCGCCCTCGCGGCGGTAAAACTCCTGCACGTTACCCAGGATGTTGTTACGCGGTACGGATATCGTTTTCCATTTATCGCCAAACATACCTACCTCCACGTTTTTGCAACGCGACTGCAGCAGCATCGCCAGCATTAAGCCCACATCGTACAGCAGGATCTTAGATTTTGCTGATACGGGCGTTTGCATTGAACCAGATACATCGCAGGCCAACAATACACGCGTTTCATGATCGAAACCTTTGATGTTAGCAGCACTTGCTTGCACAGCTTTTTCCAAGGCATCCAGCAGTTCGCCCGTGTAACCTTTATTACCTAACAGCATTGCGCTTAGCTTTTTGGTTAAGCCCTTTACAGGCGACATAGTTTCTGTAGCTACCAGTTCACGGTAGGCTGCCAGGTAACGGAACGGAAACTGCTTTGCCTTTGCAACCTCATCAGCATCTGCTAAACGTGCACATACTTTTTTAAAGTGCGCATAGCTAACGCCTGCTTCCTGTATGTTGCGCAGGTTCCGCAGCAGCGCCATGTAACCCAGTTTACCGGTATCGATCAGTTCTTCCCACTTGGCGCGGAACGCTTCGGCTTTGGCTTCGTCGCTATCGAAGTTGAGCTGACCTAATGCCGACAGCTCCGTTTCCCAGGTATATGGCGTTTGCAAAGTATCGGCTACTATTTTATTGAACAACGCTTGCTGCTCCTCGTTTTTTGCCTTTGGATGAACCAGAAACAATGCATCGCGCAGTTTGATAGCTGTATTGCGGTTGTATTTAGCAAACTGGTACTCGTCGAAACGGTTAAAAGCCACCTGCAAACCTTTTTGCAACTGCTTGCTCAGGCGGTTCAGCTTTTTAGTGCCTTTACGTTCATTCAGCAATTCGTAGCAGGCCAGCAGCTCGGTAATTTCGTCGGCACGGTTAACTACCCCGGCCGTAACCCGGGCGACCAGATTATCGCCCGAGTGCAGCTTAGCCAATTCGGTAACCAGCACCAGCGGTACCGAACGCATATACATTTTAGTGCGGGCATATATAGCCAGCTTACCTACAAAAACAGGGTTGCATTTAGTGATCATGTTGCGCAGGCGAAGCAAACGCTCCTCGTTTTTCTCGTAAAAGGAATCATTCAAGCTCCAGGTAACCACAGCAGTGTACAACTCCATTTCTGGCGACAGCTTAAATGCCTCAGCACCCTCGTGGTTAACTGTCTTTTCCCTATAGCTATCGGGATTGGCTTTGCTTAACAGGTTAAATTTCATCCTGAACTCCCTTTTCTTGATTGTTGATACAAAGTAAAAGAGGCACTGCGCAGTGTATTTGCGTACGTGAAATTATTTTAAAATATTATTATGAAAGCTATATTTACTTATAAATGCTTGCACATTTGATTCAACATAAAGGGAAAGGAGAATAGGTAATAGGTATACTGCTGATAATTGGCTTTTTATTTGTGCTTACTGATAGCTTATCAATTAACGATAAGTATAACGGCGCCGTTACTCTTTTACTGCAATCAATATGTAGAAACATATGGGGCATGCGTGCCCATAACAAATGTGATAGCTAAAACATGAAGAAAAACTATTCAAATTAATAAAACTTAGCCAAGATCTTATTCTTATCTATTCTTTTGATAGGAAATAAATGATATTTATTATGCAGAAACTGCCATATCTCTGCCTTTTTAGGCAGTTTCCTTTTTTCGCTTAATTCTCTTAATGTTTGATCTGTTTCCAATAAACGCATATTGTAAGAGGTTATTTTTGAATCTATTAATGCAGCTATTTCGTCAGCATATTTCATGGCTAAGCGTAATTCATCCCACGTTAATCCTATATTTTCATATACTTGGGGATTAAGGGCAAGAGGCATTCCGCTTATTTCTTGCAAAAATTTGGGAGTCGCTATTCCACCATTATGAGCAGCTGCACATCTTACTTTATATATTTTTAACCATTCAGTAGCATTTCTTCCGAAATTTATCTCAAAAAGTTCGGCTGCATATTTAAGCATTTCAGGAACTGTAGAAGATTTTAAAATAGGAGAAGATATTGCTTCACCTATTTTTGTCAATTTTAATTGAGTGTTTTTTTCAGACGGATTAAGGACGTGTCCTTGAGCAGCAATATAAAAAAATGTAACCTCTTTAAGATATGTTTCAAGGAAAGATGTATAAATTACTAACAAGTGTAATCTATTTCTTTCCATATAGGTTGGTAGCCATTTTAAGGTTTCCTCAACTGTTTGCGTGTGCATACGCCAATTAAAACTACTACCAATAACCTGAGTAGAAATATCAGTTGCGGGTTTGCCCGTTAACAGATCCTTCAAACAATCTGCTGACATTTGTTGTGTCCAATAAATCCGAGACAAATCACTCGTCTTTTGCCTGAATTTTCTAAATGATAAAGTTGTTTCCCAACTTCTATTAATTCCCATTCGATTAATTATATATACTATTCTTGTCGCCCTAACTTTGAATCCTAAACCAATCCTTTATCAGTAGTTTTAACCTAATAATATCGTCTTCTTCCAATTCACATGAATGAGCAATTACATTCCTTATTTTCCCAAATTGACTAACGACCGATTCCATAGATTTTTTACTTCTAATAGTATCTGAAAAATCCTCCCAGTTATACGTGATGATGTCAATTAGTTCTCCGAAATTTGTATATGACAGTGGATCTTCTGATCGTATAGCCATTGCAGTATCTTTCTCTTTTGCCTGATTGTCTGCAACATTTTTAGCTACTCCTGGCGGAGCTTTGATGTCCCACCAATTAATGCCATGTTTCTCTTCTAGTCTTCCTGATATCAAGCTTCTAATTGAGTTCTCAAATGCAAAGTAATAAACATAAAATCGAGCCATTTTTCGTGCAGAAGTGAGAATTTCATGCTCAAATAATTCAGTGTCCACAATTTCCTTTTTAGAGACTGTATCAATATGTTGTATATCAACTCCTGATTCTTCGATTTTCATCAGGTCAGTTTCTAACATCAAGTTTTTAAAAGCAAAATGCTCTAACTTTTTACTAAAATTATTCATCTAATAAATTGTCTTTTAATGCTTTGAATATTGAATTATAAACTTCTATCTCTGTAGTTGCGGGCAAGTTTAAATTTATTGTGTAAGAAATTCCAAAAGCCTTATTTATCTTAAATGCCGCCTCGGGTTTTACCGGCTCATTAACATCATTATCAGAGTTATTTTCACTCTCAACTTTCAAGTTTTTTACAGGCTCTACCGGGCCATCAAATTTTGACAGCTTAACAAATTCTTGGAAGGTAGCCACAACTTTTGGAATTATTTTGTCATCGTCCCCAACTCCTAACAACGTTTTTAATTTAGTTGTTAAGGCGTCTTTACTTAATTTATGAGCGTATTCCGCAGTTTTATACAAATCCGCATAAGCTTTTTTTACTTGAACGCCTAGGACAGACGAGGATTTTGTGTCATCTCGATATTCTTTGTAAATATTAGTAGGTACACTTGCTTGGTCTAAAAATTCTAATTTCTTTAAAATTGGAATAATTGCTCGGTAGCTGGATGATCCAAGGCCTAAGACGGAAGCGAGGAAATCAAGTGTGAATTTTGGTGGTACAGAAGCCTTTTTTATCTCGTCTAGAACCTTGGGTACCGCATTATATGCGTCCATGTAAGGAGGATATTTAGTTGTTGGTGCCATAATTAGTGATAAGTTTTATATCCGAATATATAAATCATTTTTTTAAAATAATACTTTGCCTACGACGTCTTAATCAAAACAAGTCTAATCCTCCGGCTTCTCTTTTGGGTTTGCCATGCGCACAATTCGCGGTTCAAACTTCGCTAACACTTCTACCAGGTCGTTTTGGGCGGCCATTACGGCGTTAATATCCTTGTAGGCCATTGGCGCTTCGTCCACGTCGCTACCCAGCAGGGTAATACGCTTTTCAACCAGGTTGGCGGCAATAGCGGTTCTATCTAGCGTTTTAAAAGCTGCGCTTCGGCTCATGGCACGCCCTGCACCGTGGCTGGCGCTGTTAATGCTTGTCGCATCGCCTTTACCGCGCACTAAAAACCCGGGGGTGCTCATGCTACCCGGTATAATACCCAACACGCCCTCGCCCGCCGGGGTGGCACCCTTACGGTGTACCATTACCTCGGTACCATCGGCCAGTTGCTCTTTCCAGGCAAAGTTGTGGTGGTTCTCTACCATCGCCATTGGTTTAACGCCTAAGGCACGGGCAATCTTGTTGTGGATCTCGTGGTGGTTAGCACTGGCATATTCGCCAGCCAGGTTCATGGCTATCCAGTATTCCTGCCCTTCATCCTTATCCAGATCCAACCACGCCAAATGCTTGGCTTGCGCCGGCAGTTTGGTTTTAGTCATGGCAATTTTGCTGTAATGGTCGGCCACGGCGCCCCCAAACCCCCGCGAACCGGAGTGCGAAAGCAGCGCCAGGTAATTACCTGCCGGTATGCCGGGCATAGCGCCGTCGGCAATAGTCAGTTCGCCCCATTCCACAAAGTGGTTACCCGTACCGCTGGTACCTAACTGCGCATAAGCCTTATCCTTAAGCGAGCGGATCACCTTAGTTTCGCTCCAGGTTTTACTGTCAAACAACGAGCTGTCGAAGTAAGATTTGGTTGTACAACCCATCCCGAAATAGGTGTTATCCACCAATATATTCTTCAGCTTATCTTTCTCGTTATCAACAGCCGCAGCAGGCAAATCAAAAATGCTTAAACACATACGGCAGGCAATATCCACCCCAACTGCAAACGGAATAATGGTATTTGCCGTAGTGGCCAGCACACCACCGATAGGCAGGCCGTAGCCCTGGTGTGCGTCGGGCATTAATGCGCCGGCAACGGCAATGGGTAATTGTACGGCAGTACGCATCTGTGCAAGCGCACCTATCTCAATATTCTCCAAACCCCACACCGGGAAATCGGCAATCTCTTCTTTCAGTTTAAAGTTAGCGCGTTCCTGTTTTATAAACTTACCCTCTTTACGCAGGGCAATCACCTCCTCGGCCAGGTTCTTAAACTTACCGCCTTTTTTCAAAGCATAAGGCATCGGATCGTCAACCAGGGCTTCCAGGTTGGCCAGTATTTCGGCCTTGCTCATTACATGGTGCTTCAGTAAACCATTAGCCACGCGGCTAAAGCTCACCAGTAAGTCCACCTCGTTTATACCTAAAGCCTTTAACTCGTTATTGCTGATCTTTTCTTTTTCCATCGTATTTATACTGAAAGTATCATTTAATAATTTAAAGTCTCCAGACCTAACAAACTCCTCTCCCCAAATCGGGAGAGGGGGCGTTCGTGAACGCGTTCAGCCTTTCGACAGTACAAAGAGAAACACCAAGTGCGCAGCGTATTTGCGTAGAAGAAAATATTTTAGATATTTATATAAAAATTCTGATATTTGTTCTGCGTTCAGCAATGAAAACTTCGCATACTTCCATATAACCCTTTCCAAGCACTGCCTATTAGGCCAACCGATTTACTTTGTCTAAAAGTGCCGGCAAACAGCCGTTATTTTTCAAGTGCTAAACAAGGGCATCCTGCCAGGGATGAATGTTGAATTATTAAATCAATCAAATTTTTATATGGACAAGTGTAATGGACACTACTTTATGGCCTTACCGTTTAAAATCGGCAAGGAGAAAGAAACAACTGCAAAAAAAGAATCTGGATAAGCAGCTACTGCATACGGAACGTGAGCTAAAACGGTTACAGGATATTAAAAGCAATCAACCGCTGGTGCCTTTAGATAAGCCTTATCAGAAAGGATGGGTGCGCAAGTTTGTACTGAGGCCGGAGATACAAAAAAGTGAAAAAGCGGAGTTTTACCAGGAAATACTGGATAAGATCAATTCGAGCCAGCGGCATTATGATCAATCATTTAAACAACCAAAACGGAACAAACACCGGCACCGGTATCATTATACCAGCTTGCCCGAACTAAGAACAATTAGCCGGCACGACTGGATCTACAATAAACTTGAACTAAGCGAAGAGCAGCGCGACTGTTTCAGACGCGTGGAGTTTTGGGACGAGCAATGGTATCGTTGGGATTATAAATATGCGTTTGCAAAACCTGAGTTATTTGAGATAGCCGTACTACCTTACATGGTAGATAAGATAAAACTGGGAGATGCCATATTAGAGCAGGAAATAGATCACTTGAATTATGTCTTATATGAAAGCCGGTTAATGTATCGTTTCTCTAAAATAAAAGGAAGGTGCTTTAGATACCGATGGGATGAATACGAAAATCCCAAATACCTGAACCCGCTTAAAAATATACCGCTTAATAAAATTAAAAATATTTTTACAGAAATTTCTTGATTTAAAAAAATAAGTTGTATACTTGCAGCATGAAAACACAATTAATACAGATACAATTGCCGCAACTGATTTATCAGAGGTGAATGGGTATGTATTGAAATAATATAGCAAGATATTCAGAATCCTCTTAGATAAATCTAAGGGGATTTTTTGTTTTAAGTCAATTTCAGGGTAGTATATCAATTGGTCAGATTACCACATTTGGGATGTGGAGGCTCCCGGTTCGAGTCCGGGCTACCCTACTGATAATCATAATAGAACGTTAGCTCAATTAGGTAAGAGCGGCACCCTTATACGGTGATGGTTAAAGGTTCAAGTCCTTTACGTTCTACAATGTATTTTCCTGTGGTGCAACGGTAGCACCTCTGATTTTGGTTCAGAAGATCGTGGTTCGAATCCATGCAGGAAAACTTAATTTTGGAAAACATCTTTACTGCTTAAGTCATTTTAGAATGCTATAGCGGGTAAGGGAGGGCTATTGCCTAAATACAGATATTTCTGTATTTCTAATCAACAATAACCAATGTATCAAATACCTGTTTTTTGTGATTGATGATACTGTCTAAGTTATAATTTGCTTTAACAATTGTGCTATCGAAATCATTATACCTGTCATAATCTCTATAGATCTTTATGATTTTATTTGCAATTGTGGTATCAGGTTTCCTTTTGTAAAGGTTACATAAACAAAGCGCCAGGTGGTTCTGATTGGCTCTGTAATATCTCCTTCCAGGCCTTTAATATCATACTTAAATCGAACTGTACAACTTTTAAATGTTAGGGCTTGTGTACTGCTATGACGTATCTGAGGGAGAACCACCGTAAAAAATATGGTGGTAAACGCCAAGATACCAAGTACCCATGCTGCGGTTCTTCTCTCTTCCATACTATAGGCTTTATCATTTATACAAAAGCCTGCAACAAGTAACCTTTGCTTCTCACAATAAATATGTACGCACTTGCTTTGCGCAGAAGAAAATATTTCTAATATTTATTAACTAAATCTCAAACCCAATCCACGAATTTCGAAATCATCATCTTATGCCTGTTAACCGCAATGCCCTTATCCGATACCGAACTATTGACCAATGTCTGCAAAACAGGCGAAGGAAATGGACGCTTGACGACCTGATTGAGGCCTGCAGTGATGCCATTTACGAATACCAGGGTATTGATACCGGCATAAGCCGCCGCACCGTACAGGCAGATATTGAAATGATG encodes the following:
- a CDS encoding Swt1 family HEPN domain-containing protein; amino-acid sequence: MNNFSKKLEHFAFKNLMLETDLMKIEESGVDIQHIDTVSKKEIVDTELFEHEILTSARKMARFYVYYFAFENSIRSLISGRLEEKHGINWWDIKAPPGVAKNVADNQAKEKDTAMAIRSEDPLSYTNFGELIDIITYNWEDFSDTIRSKKSMESVVSQFGKIRNVIAHSCELEEDDIIRLKLLIKDWFRIQS
- a CDS encoding DUF5343 domain-containing protein, with product MAPTTKYPPYMDAYNAVPKVLDEIKKASVPPKFTLDFLASVLGLGSSSYRAIIPILKKLEFLDQASVPTNIYKEYRDDTKSSSVLGVQVKKAYADLYKTAEYAHKLSKDALTTKLKTLLGVGDDDKIIPKVVATFQEFVKLSKFDGPVEPVKNLKVESENNSDNDVNEPVKPEAAFKINKAFGISYTINLNLPATTEIEVYNSIFKALKDNLLDE
- a CDS encoding TROVE domain-containing protein produces the protein MKFNLLSKANPDSYREKTVNHEGAEAFKLSPEMELYTAVVTWSLNDSFYEKNEERLLRLRNMITKCNPVFVGKLAIYARTKMYMRSVPLVLVTELAKLHSGDNLVARVTAGVVNRADEITELLACYELLNERKGTKKLNRLSKQLQKGLQVAFNRFDEYQFAKYNRNTAIKLRDALFLVHPKAKNEEQQALFNKIVADTLQTPYTWETELSALGQLNFDSDEAKAEAFRAKWEELIDTGKLGYMALLRNLRNIQEAGVSYAHFKKVCARLADADEVAKAKQFPFRYLAAYRELVATETMSPVKGLTKKLSAMLLGNKGYTGELLDALEKAVQASAANIKGFDHETRVLLACDVSGSMQTPVSAKSKILLYDVGLMLAMLLQSRCKNVEVGMFGDKWKTISVPRNNILGNVQEFYRREGEVGYATNGYLVIKDLLARRVKMEKVFLFTDCQLWNNSSTSGDHIHPLWVRYKAEVSTNAKLYLFDLKGYGQAPLQILRNDVYLIAGWSDKVFEVLAALENGGSALDAINNIEL
- a CDS encoding DEAD/DEAH box helicase, with product MPDIVHVTYAQTGNSSSINALGMREMQEKAYQARDAQYLLLKAPPASGKSRALMFIALDKLINQGIKKVIVAVPEKSIGASFRSTRLKEHGFFADWQVNDAFNLCTPGDDGSRSKVQSFKNFLENNEQVLICTHATLRFAVDELDESKFNDILLAIDEFHHVSADADSRLGEHLRAIMQKSSAHIVAMTGSYFRGDSVPVLLPEDEARFTKITYNYYEQLNGYTYLKSLGIGYHFYQGRYTTAILDILDTTKKTILHIPNVNSGESTKDKEKEVGFILDAIGEIDHQDSETGVIYIKRFADGEVIKVADLVNDNPRDREKIVGYLREMKTVDDMDLIIALGMAKEGFDWPYCEHALTVGYRGSLTEIIQIIGRCTRDSANKTHAQFTNLIAEPDAERQDVQLSVNNMLKAITASLLMEQVLAPNFKFKTKLSDEDKAQPGEIKIRGLKEPSSNRVRDIIESDLNDLKASILQDNTMLKAMPGNLDPEVINKVLIPKIIQVKYPDLSEEEVEELRQHVVVDSVIKNGEIKEVGDKRFIRMADSFVNIDDLHIDLIDRVNPFQKAFEVLSKSVTTHVLKLIQESIESTRIQVTKEEALILWPKIKDFRATHGREPSIASLDSLEKRMAEVLIYLRNEKRKQQNGN
- a CDS encoding GIY-YIG nuclease family protein; protein product: MAIKGSLEDIFNDDPFGLLDVKAPTTPTRNADERLIASFEEINAFYAKHNREPAAGNGVHEHQLRSRLNGIRSDELKAATLAPFDRYHLLDVKPKKVETIADILEDDDFGLLADDAESIFNLKHVPKETTMPEYVASRKPCPDFEKFEHLFLACHTDIRLKKRKLYPFKNEQQIAKGYFFVLKGILLYVAEVSEKEKTGGKVNARLRCIFENGTESDMLLRSLAAELYKNGRRVTEHTEKLLSEMHTITSDDQESGYIYILQSLSKDPEIRSINNLYKIGFSTGSVEDRIKNAVNEPTYLMASVAIVSAFKCYNMNTQKLELLLHTFFGNSCLSVDIYDREGKRFSPREWFIAPLEVIEQAIEFIISGEIVDYQYDPGTQVIINRPD
- a CDS encoding RtcB family protein; the protein is MEKEKISNNELKALGINEVDLLVSFSRVANGLLKHHVMSKAEILANLEALVDDPMPYALKKGGKFKNLAEEVIALRKEGKFIKQERANFKLKEEIADFPVWGLENIEIGALAQMRTAVQLPIAVAGALMPDAHQGYGLPIGGVLATTANTIIPFAVGVDIACRMCLSIFDLPAAAVDNEKDKLKNILVDNTYFGMGCTTKSYFDSSLFDSKTWSETKVIRSLKDKAYAQLGTSGTGNHFVEWGELTIADGAMPGIPAGNYLALLSHSGSRGFGGAVADHYSKIAMTKTKLPAQAKHLAWLDLDKDEGQEYWIAMNLAGEYASANHHEIHNKIARALGVKPMAMVENHHNFAWKEQLADGTEVMVHRKGATPAGEGVLGIIPGSMSTPGFLVRGKGDATSINSASHGAGRAMSRSAAFKTLDRTAIAANLVEKRITLLGSDVDEAPMAYKDINAVMAAQNDLVEVLAKFEPRIVRMANPKEKPED